The following coding sequences are from one Capsicum annuum cultivar UCD-10X-F1 chromosome 3, UCD10Xv1.1, whole genome shotgun sequence window:
- the LOC107862442 gene encoding alpha-N-acetylglucosaminidase isoform X2, with amino-acid sequence MDSISLIFIFCVFCFSIANSSTLGINYVSPLLEIQERERAPSSVQLTAAYDVLNRLIPSHFSSFQFLIILKEYCGGEFCFNISNLPGSAQDGSPEIIISGTTAVDILSGLHWYLKYWCGAHISWSKTGGAQLASVPDPGSLPAVQDAGVVVKRPVPWSYYQNAVTSSYTFAWWDWERWEKEIDWMALQGINLPLAFTGQEAIWQKVFKNFNISTSSLDDFFGGPAFLAWSRMGNLHKWGGPLPQSWLDQQLILQKKILARMYELGMTPVLPAFSGNVPAALKHVFPSAKISRLGNWFTVNSDPRWCCTYLLDATDPLFVKIGKAFIEQQLKEYGRSSHIYNCDTFDENTPPVDDPEYISSLGATIFEGMQRADSDAVWLMQGWLFTYDPFWRPTQMKALLHSVPLGKLIVLDLYAEVKPIWATSKQFYGTPYIWCMLHNFAGNIEMYGVLDAVGSGPVEARISDNSTMVGVGISMEGIEQNPVVYDLMSEMAFQHRPVDGKAWIDLYSRRRYGRFVQPMQDAWNILYHTIYNCTDGAYDKNRDVIVAFPDVDPKSISTQQTVLNYTHDQYGKLYLRRATLEEPNDSYDKPHLWYSTSDVIHALKLFLESGYQLSDSSTYRYDLIDLTRQALAKYANKLFLDAIDAYKLDDLHAVAHLSQKFLGLVEDMDILLGCHDGFLLGPWIESAKKLAQDEDQKRQFEWNARTQITMWFDNTVEEASLLRDYGNKYWSGLLRDYYGPRAAVYFKYMIESLEGGHGFNLRAWRREWIKLTNSWQSSRNVFPVESTGDALNVSQWLFEKYLQDLGSHDQQAS; translated from the exons ATGGATTCCATTTCCTTAATTTTCATCTTCTGCGTTTTCTGCTTCTCTATAGCTAATTCGTCCACTCTCGGAATCAACTACGTTTCGCCGCTCCTCGAAATTCAGGAAAGGGAACGTGCACCTTCTTCAGTCCAATTAACTGCCGCCTACGACGTCCTCAATCGCTTAATTCCTTCCCATTTTTCGAGCTTTCAGTTCCTCATCATCCTCAAG GAATATTGTGGTGGAGAATTTTGCTTCAACATAAGCAACCTCCCTGGTTCAGCTCAAGATGGTTCTCCTGAAATTAT AATAAGTGGAACCACAGCAGTAGATATATTGTCCGGTCTTCATTGGTACTTGAAATATTGGTGTGGGGCACACATATCATGGAGCAAAACAGGTGGAGCACAATTAGCTTCTGTACCTGACCCTGGCTCTCTCCCTGCTGTTCAAGATGCTGGAGTCGTAGTAAAGAGACCTGTTCCTTGGAGCTATTACCAAAATGCTGTCACATCAAGCT ATACATTTGCTTGGTGGGATTGGGAAAGGTGGGAGAAGGAGATTGACTGGATGGCTCTCCAGGGAATCAACTTGCCATTGGCTTTCACTGGTCAAGAGGCTATATGGCAAAAGGTCTTCAAG AACTTCAATATTAGCACTTCAAGTTTGGATGATTTCTTTGGAGGTCCAGCATTTCTTGCATGGTCACGTATGGGAAACCTACATAA ATGGGGTGGGCCACTGCCACAAAGTTGGCTGGATCAGCAACTCATTCTGCAGAAGAAAATTCTTGCTAGAATGTATGAACTTGGGATGACACCAG TTCTTCCAGCCTTTTCTGGAAATGTTCCAGCAGCACTGAAGCATGTATTTCCATCAGCAAAGATAAGTCGTCTGGGAAACTG GTTTACTGTGAACAGTGATCCCAGATGGTGCTGCACATATCTTCTCGATGCAACTGATCCTTTGTTTGTTAAAATTGGAAAAGCATTTATTGAGCAACAGCTAAAAG AATATGGAAGGAGTAGCCACATATATAACTG TGATACCTTTGATGAGAACACACCTCCTGTTGATGATCCAGAGTATATCTCTTCGTTGGGGGCCACAATCTTTGAAGGAATGCAACGTGCTGATTCTGATGCGGTTTGGCTAATGCAG ggaTGGCTTTTCACTTATGATCCTTTCTGGAGACCTACACAGATGAAG GCACTTCTACATTCTGTTCCTCTTGGCAAGTTGATCGTTCTTGATCTTTATGCTGAAGTTAAACCAATATGGGCTACGTCAAAGCAGTTCTATGGCACCCCATATATATG GTGTATGCTACACAATTTTGCTGGTAATATTGAAATGTATGGAGTTCTTGATGCAGTGGGATCAGGACCTGTTGAAGCTCGTATAAGTGACAACTCAACCATG GTTGGTGTTGGGATTTCAATGGAAGGCATTGAACAGAACCCTGTGGTGTATGATCTTATGTCTGAAATGGCTTTTCAGCATAGGCCAGTTGATGGCAAG GCTTGGATAGATCTGTACTCCAGAAGACGCTATGGGAGATTTGTTCAACCCATGCAAGATGCCTGGAATATTTTGTATCATACCATCTATAATTGCACTGATGGTGCTTAT GACAAAAATAGAGATGTTATTGTTGCATTTCCAGATGTTGACCCAAAGTCCATTTCGACACAGCAAACAGTACTAAACTATACCCATGATCAATATGGAAAACTATATTTAAGAAGAGCTACTCTGGAAGAACCAAATGATTCCTATGATAAACCTCATCTTTGGTATTCAACTTCAGACGTTATACATGCACTAAAACTTTTCCTGGAGAGTGGATATCAACTATCTGACAGCAGTACTTACAG GTATGACCTCATAGACCTGACAAGACAAGCTTTGGCTAAGTACGCAAATAAACTATTCTTAGATGCTATAGACGCATATAAATTGGATGATCTGCATGCTGTTGCACACCTTAGCCAAAAGTTTCTAGGCCTTGTGGAAGATATGGATATTCTTTTAGGATGCCATGATGGATTCCTTCTAGGACCTTGGATAGAGAGTGCAAAAAAACTTGCTCAAGATGAAGATCAGAAAAGACAG TTTGAATGGAATGCAAGAACTCAGATCACTATGTGGTTCGATAATACTGTGGAGGAAGCTAGTTTGCTTCGCGATTATG gtAACAAATATTGGAGTGGGCTATTACGAGACTATTATGGTCCTCGCGCAGCAGTCTATTTCAAGTATATGATAGAAAGTTTAGAAGGCGGCCATGGCTTCAACTTGAGAGCTTGGAGGAGGGAGTGGATCAAACTTACAAATAGTTGGCAAAGTAGCAGAAATGTTTTTCCAGTCGAAAGTACAGGAGATGCCCTTAATGTATCACAGTGGCTTTTTGAGAAATACTTGCAAGATTTGGGATCACATGATCAACAAGCTTCCTAA
- the LOC107862442 gene encoding alpha-N-acetylglucosaminidase isoform X3 has product MLRRISGTTAVDILSGLHWYLKYWCGAHISWSKTGGAQLASVPDPGSLPAVQDAGVVVKRPVPWSYYQNAVTSSYTFAWWDWERWEKEIDWMALQGINLPLAFTGQEAIWQKVFKNFNISTSSLDDFFGGPAFLAWSRMGNLHKWGGPLPQSWLDQQLILQKKILARMYELGMTPVLPAFSGNVPAALKHVFPSAKISRLGNWFTVNSDPRWCCTYLLDATDPLFVKIGKAFIEQQLKEYGRSSHIYNCDTFDENTPPVDDPEYISSLGATIFEGMQRADSDAVWLMQGWLFTYDPFWRPTQMKALLHSVPLGKLIVLDLYAEVKPIWATSKQFYGTPYIWCMLHNFAGNIEMYGVLDAVGSGPVEARISDNSTMVGVGISMEGIEQNPVVYDLMSEMAFQHRPVDGKAWIDLYSRRRYGRFVQPMQDAWNILYHTIYNCTDGAYDKNRDVIVAFPDVDPKSISTQQTVLNYTHDQYGKLYLRRATLEEPNDSYDKPHLWYSTSDVIHALKLFLESGYQLSDSSTYRYDLIDLTRQALAKYANKLFLDAIDAYKLDDLHAVAHLSQKFLGLVEDMDILLGCHDGFLLGPWIESAKKLAQDEDQKRQFEWNARTQITMWFDNTVEEASLLRDYGNKYWSGLLRDYYGPRAAVYFKYMIESLEGGHGFNLRAWRREWIKLTNSWQSSRNVFPVESTGDALNVSQWLFEKYLQDLGSHDQQAS; this is encoded by the exons ATGTTACGCAGAATAAGTGGAACCACAGCAGTAGATATATTGTCCGGTCTTCATTGGTACTTGAAATATTGGTGTGGGGCACACATATCATGGAGCAAAACAGGTGGAGCACAATTAGCTTCTGTACCTGACCCTGGCTCTCTCCCTGCTGTTCAAGATGCTGGAGTCGTAGTAAAGAGACCTGTTCCTTGGAGCTATTACCAAAATGCTGTCACATCAAGCT ATACATTTGCTTGGTGGGATTGGGAAAGGTGGGAGAAGGAGATTGACTGGATGGCTCTCCAGGGAATCAACTTGCCATTGGCTTTCACTGGTCAAGAGGCTATATGGCAAAAGGTCTTCAAG AACTTCAATATTAGCACTTCAAGTTTGGATGATTTCTTTGGAGGTCCAGCATTTCTTGCATGGTCACGTATGGGAAACCTACATAA ATGGGGTGGGCCACTGCCACAAAGTTGGCTGGATCAGCAACTCATTCTGCAGAAGAAAATTCTTGCTAGAATGTATGAACTTGGGATGACACCAG TTCTTCCAGCCTTTTCTGGAAATGTTCCAGCAGCACTGAAGCATGTATTTCCATCAGCAAAGATAAGTCGTCTGGGAAACTG GTTTACTGTGAACAGTGATCCCAGATGGTGCTGCACATATCTTCTCGATGCAACTGATCCTTTGTTTGTTAAAATTGGAAAAGCATTTATTGAGCAACAGCTAAAAG AATATGGAAGGAGTAGCCACATATATAACTG TGATACCTTTGATGAGAACACACCTCCTGTTGATGATCCAGAGTATATCTCTTCGTTGGGGGCCACAATCTTTGAAGGAATGCAACGTGCTGATTCTGATGCGGTTTGGCTAATGCAG ggaTGGCTTTTCACTTATGATCCTTTCTGGAGACCTACACAGATGAAG GCACTTCTACATTCTGTTCCTCTTGGCAAGTTGATCGTTCTTGATCTTTATGCTGAAGTTAAACCAATATGGGCTACGTCAAAGCAGTTCTATGGCACCCCATATATATG GTGTATGCTACACAATTTTGCTGGTAATATTGAAATGTATGGAGTTCTTGATGCAGTGGGATCAGGACCTGTTGAAGCTCGTATAAGTGACAACTCAACCATG GTTGGTGTTGGGATTTCAATGGAAGGCATTGAACAGAACCCTGTGGTGTATGATCTTATGTCTGAAATGGCTTTTCAGCATAGGCCAGTTGATGGCAAG GCTTGGATAGATCTGTACTCCAGAAGACGCTATGGGAGATTTGTTCAACCCATGCAAGATGCCTGGAATATTTTGTATCATACCATCTATAATTGCACTGATGGTGCTTAT GACAAAAATAGAGATGTTATTGTTGCATTTCCAGATGTTGACCCAAAGTCCATTTCGACACAGCAAACAGTACTAAACTATACCCATGATCAATATGGAAAACTATATTTAAGAAGAGCTACTCTGGAAGAACCAAATGATTCCTATGATAAACCTCATCTTTGGTATTCAACTTCAGACGTTATACATGCACTAAAACTTTTCCTGGAGAGTGGATATCAACTATCTGACAGCAGTACTTACAG GTATGACCTCATAGACCTGACAAGACAAGCTTTGGCTAAGTACGCAAATAAACTATTCTTAGATGCTATAGACGCATATAAATTGGATGATCTGCATGCTGTTGCACACCTTAGCCAAAAGTTTCTAGGCCTTGTGGAAGATATGGATATTCTTTTAGGATGCCATGATGGATTCCTTCTAGGACCTTGGATAGAGAGTGCAAAAAAACTTGCTCAAGATGAAGATCAGAAAAGACAG TTTGAATGGAATGCAAGAACTCAGATCACTATGTGGTTCGATAATACTGTGGAGGAAGCTAGTTTGCTTCGCGATTATG gtAACAAATATTGGAGTGGGCTATTACGAGACTATTATGGTCCTCGCGCAGCAGTCTATTTCAAGTATATGATAGAAAGTTTAGAAGGCGGCCATGGCTTCAACTTGAGAGCTTGGAGGAGGGAGTGGATCAAACTTACAAATAGTTGGCAAAGTAGCAGAAATGTTTTTCCAGTCGAAAGTACAGGAGATGCCCTTAATGTATCACAGTGGCTTTTTGAGAAATACTTGCAAGATTTGGGATCACATGATCAACAAGCTTCCTAA
- the LOC107862442 gene encoding alpha-N-acetylglucosaminidase isoform X1, with product MDSISLIFIFCVFCFSIANSSTLGINYVSPLLEIQERERAPSSVQLTAAYDVLNRLIPSHFSSFQFLIILKEYCGGEFCFNISNLPGSAQDGSPEIIFTDQLLLEAGDDEVVLMLRRISGTTAVDILSGLHWYLKYWCGAHISWSKTGGAQLASVPDPGSLPAVQDAGVVVKRPVPWSYYQNAVTSSYTFAWWDWERWEKEIDWMALQGINLPLAFTGQEAIWQKVFKNFNISTSSLDDFFGGPAFLAWSRMGNLHKWGGPLPQSWLDQQLILQKKILARMYELGMTPVLPAFSGNVPAALKHVFPSAKISRLGNWFTVNSDPRWCCTYLLDATDPLFVKIGKAFIEQQLKEYGRSSHIYNCDTFDENTPPVDDPEYISSLGATIFEGMQRADSDAVWLMQGWLFTYDPFWRPTQMKALLHSVPLGKLIVLDLYAEVKPIWATSKQFYGTPYIWCMLHNFAGNIEMYGVLDAVGSGPVEARISDNSTMVGVGISMEGIEQNPVVYDLMSEMAFQHRPVDGKAWIDLYSRRRYGRFVQPMQDAWNILYHTIYNCTDGAYDKNRDVIVAFPDVDPKSISTQQTVLNYTHDQYGKLYLRRATLEEPNDSYDKPHLWYSTSDVIHALKLFLESGYQLSDSSTYRYDLIDLTRQALAKYANKLFLDAIDAYKLDDLHAVAHLSQKFLGLVEDMDILLGCHDGFLLGPWIESAKKLAQDEDQKRQFEWNARTQITMWFDNTVEEASLLRDYGNKYWSGLLRDYYGPRAAVYFKYMIESLEGGHGFNLRAWRREWIKLTNSWQSSRNVFPVESTGDALNVSQWLFEKYLQDLGSHDQQAS from the exons ATGGATTCCATTTCCTTAATTTTCATCTTCTGCGTTTTCTGCTTCTCTATAGCTAATTCGTCCACTCTCGGAATCAACTACGTTTCGCCGCTCCTCGAAATTCAGGAAAGGGAACGTGCACCTTCTTCAGTCCAATTAACTGCCGCCTACGACGTCCTCAATCGCTTAATTCCTTCCCATTTTTCGAGCTTTCAGTTCCTCATCATCCTCAAG GAATATTGTGGTGGAGAATTTTGCTTCAACATAAGCAACCTCCCTGGTTCAGCTCAAGATGGTTCTCCTGAAATTAT TTTCACGGACCAGCTATTATTAGAGGCTGGAGATGATGAAGTAGTTCTG ATGTTACGCAGAATAAGTGGAACCACAGCAGTAGATATATTGTCCGGTCTTCATTGGTACTTGAAATATTGGTGTGGGGCACACATATCATGGAGCAAAACAGGTGGAGCACAATTAGCTTCTGTACCTGACCCTGGCTCTCTCCCTGCTGTTCAAGATGCTGGAGTCGTAGTAAAGAGACCTGTTCCTTGGAGCTATTACCAAAATGCTGTCACATCAAGCT ATACATTTGCTTGGTGGGATTGGGAAAGGTGGGAGAAGGAGATTGACTGGATGGCTCTCCAGGGAATCAACTTGCCATTGGCTTTCACTGGTCAAGAGGCTATATGGCAAAAGGTCTTCAAG AACTTCAATATTAGCACTTCAAGTTTGGATGATTTCTTTGGAGGTCCAGCATTTCTTGCATGGTCACGTATGGGAAACCTACATAA ATGGGGTGGGCCACTGCCACAAAGTTGGCTGGATCAGCAACTCATTCTGCAGAAGAAAATTCTTGCTAGAATGTATGAACTTGGGATGACACCAG TTCTTCCAGCCTTTTCTGGAAATGTTCCAGCAGCACTGAAGCATGTATTTCCATCAGCAAAGATAAGTCGTCTGGGAAACTG GTTTACTGTGAACAGTGATCCCAGATGGTGCTGCACATATCTTCTCGATGCAACTGATCCTTTGTTTGTTAAAATTGGAAAAGCATTTATTGAGCAACAGCTAAAAG AATATGGAAGGAGTAGCCACATATATAACTG TGATACCTTTGATGAGAACACACCTCCTGTTGATGATCCAGAGTATATCTCTTCGTTGGGGGCCACAATCTTTGAAGGAATGCAACGTGCTGATTCTGATGCGGTTTGGCTAATGCAG ggaTGGCTTTTCACTTATGATCCTTTCTGGAGACCTACACAGATGAAG GCACTTCTACATTCTGTTCCTCTTGGCAAGTTGATCGTTCTTGATCTTTATGCTGAAGTTAAACCAATATGGGCTACGTCAAAGCAGTTCTATGGCACCCCATATATATG GTGTATGCTACACAATTTTGCTGGTAATATTGAAATGTATGGAGTTCTTGATGCAGTGGGATCAGGACCTGTTGAAGCTCGTATAAGTGACAACTCAACCATG GTTGGTGTTGGGATTTCAATGGAAGGCATTGAACAGAACCCTGTGGTGTATGATCTTATGTCTGAAATGGCTTTTCAGCATAGGCCAGTTGATGGCAAG GCTTGGATAGATCTGTACTCCAGAAGACGCTATGGGAGATTTGTTCAACCCATGCAAGATGCCTGGAATATTTTGTATCATACCATCTATAATTGCACTGATGGTGCTTAT GACAAAAATAGAGATGTTATTGTTGCATTTCCAGATGTTGACCCAAAGTCCATTTCGACACAGCAAACAGTACTAAACTATACCCATGATCAATATGGAAAACTATATTTAAGAAGAGCTACTCTGGAAGAACCAAATGATTCCTATGATAAACCTCATCTTTGGTATTCAACTTCAGACGTTATACATGCACTAAAACTTTTCCTGGAGAGTGGATATCAACTATCTGACAGCAGTACTTACAG GTATGACCTCATAGACCTGACAAGACAAGCTTTGGCTAAGTACGCAAATAAACTATTCTTAGATGCTATAGACGCATATAAATTGGATGATCTGCATGCTGTTGCACACCTTAGCCAAAAGTTTCTAGGCCTTGTGGAAGATATGGATATTCTTTTAGGATGCCATGATGGATTCCTTCTAGGACCTTGGATAGAGAGTGCAAAAAAACTTGCTCAAGATGAAGATCAGAAAAGACAG TTTGAATGGAATGCAAGAACTCAGATCACTATGTGGTTCGATAATACTGTGGAGGAAGCTAGTTTGCTTCGCGATTATG gtAACAAATATTGGAGTGGGCTATTACGAGACTATTATGGTCCTCGCGCAGCAGTCTATTTCAAGTATATGATAGAAAGTTTAGAAGGCGGCCATGGCTTCAACTTGAGAGCTTGGAGGAGGGAGTGGATCAAACTTACAAATAGTTGGCAAAGTAGCAGAAATGTTTTTCCAGTCGAAAGTACAGGAGATGCCCTTAATGTATCACAGTGGCTTTTTGAGAAATACTTGCAAGATTTGGGATCACATGATCAACAAGCTTCCTAA